The following proteins are co-located in the Gossypium hirsutum isolate 1008001.06 chromosome A02, Gossypium_hirsutum_v2.1, whole genome shotgun sequence genome:
- the LOC107951052 gene encoding probable galacturonosyltransferase 7 isoform X2 → MKGGSGGGGGVAPAKRRWRGLAIAVLFLVILSMLVPLGFLLGPHSGFHSAGHMPLQRPSPSGDRSSHIDNLVRKLGPTLPKDVLKGFVNEAKNETGSINATPKTQQKKGIPIPPQVVMQPFTSKNISRINGKAKMKSDVDESEGFCDLKYGSYCIWREENREEMHDSMVKKLKDQLFVARAYFPSIVKIPAQSKLSGELKQNIQEVECVLSESTTDADLPPEIQKKSRRMEAVIARAKSVSLDCNNIDKKLRQIFDLTEDEANFHMKQSAFLYQLAVQTMPKSLHCLSMRLTVEYFRDHLFDKELSEKYSDPTLQHYVIFSNNVIASSVVINSTVVHAIDTVNQVFHVLTDWQNYYAMKHWFLRNTFRDAVVQVLNIEDPDSYGKATLSHLTLPVEFRVSFPSNDSAPAINNRTQYVSIFSHSHYLLPEIFKNLEKVVVLDDDVVVQQDLSALWSLNMGGKVTGAIEICSVKMDQLRSYLGDHSFQKHSCSWMSGLNVIDLARWRDLDISETYWKLVKEVSMKEGSALLATLLTFQDQIYALDRVWVLSGLGHDYGLDIEGIKKAAVLHYNGNKKPWLDLGIPKYKEYWKKFLNHEDQYLSECNVNR, encoded by the exons ATGAAAGGTGggagtggtggtggtggtggagttGCTCCCGCGAAGCGCCGATGGAGAGGTCTGGCCATTGCTGTCCTCTTTCTTGTGATCCTCTCAATGCTTGTTCCCCTTGGATTTTTGCTTGGCCCACACAGTGGCTTTCACTCTGCAG GACATATGCCTCTTCAACGCCCTTCACCTTCG GGGGATCGCTCAAGCCATATAGATAATCTTGTGAGAAAATTAGGGCCTACACTACCTAAG gATGTTCttaaagggtttgtaaatgaagCTAAAAATGAAACCGGCAGTATCAATGCTACACCTAAAACTCAGCAGAAGAAAG GCATTCCAATTCCACCTCAAGTTGTGATGCAACCGTTTACCAGTAAAAAT ATTAGTAGAATTAATGGTAAAGCAAAAATGAAATCTGATGTTGATGAAAGTGAGGGGTTTTGTGATTTGAAATATGGGAGCTATTGCATTTGGCGTGAAGAAAATAGGGAAGAAATGCATGACTCCATGGTGAAGAAATTGAAGGATCAGCTTTTTGTTGCCAGGGCATATTTTCCTAGTATTGTGAAAATCCCAGCACAGAGCAAGTTGTCTGGTGAATTGAAACAAAATATTCAAGAAGTGGAGTGTGTCCTTAGTGAAAGTACTACAGATGCTGATCTTCCTCCAGA GATTCAGAAGAAATCACGAAGGATGGAAGCTGTGATAGCAAGAGCCAAATCAGTCTCTTTGGATTGTAATAACATTGACAAGAAATTGAGACAAATATTTGACTTGACTGAGGATGAAGCTAACTTTCACATGAAGCAGAGTGCCTTTCTCTACCAACTTGCTGTCCAGACAATGCCCAAGAGCCTGCACTGCCTGTCTATGAGACTAACTGTGGAATATTTCAGAGACCATTTGTTTGATAAGGAGCTCTCTGAGAAATATTCTGATCCCACATTGCAACATTATGTTATATTCTCCAATAATGTTATCGCTTCTTCAGTTGTAATAAACTCAACTGTTGTGCATGCAATA GACACTGTTAACCAGGTTTTTCATGTGCTGACTGATTGGCAGAATTACTATGCAATGAAACATTGGTTCCTCCGGAATACTTTTAGGGATGCTGTTGTTCAGGTGTTGAACATTGAAGATCCAGATTCCTATGGTAAAGCGACTCTATCTCACCTGACATTACCTGTGGAGTTTCGAGTTTCCTTTCCTAGCAATGATAGTGCACCAGCAATAAATAATAGAACACAATATGTATCCATTTTTTCTCATTCTCATTATCTTCTTCCTGAGATATTTAAAAACTTGGAGAAAGTTGTGGTTTTGGATGATGATGTTGTTGTTCAGCAAGACTTGTCAGCACTATGGAGCCTCAACATGGGAGGGAAAGTGACTGGTGCTATAGAAATTTGCTCGGTAAAAATGGATCAGCTGCGGAGTTATTTGGGTGATCACAGCTTCCAAAAACATTCGTGTTCTTGGATGTCAGGATTGAATGTAATTGATCTCGCCAGGTGGAGAGACCTAGACATCTCTGAAACTTACTGGAAGTTGGTGAAAGAG GTCAGCATGAAAGAGGGATCAGCTTTGCTTGCGACTTTGCTTACTTTTCAGGACCAAATATATGCCCTTGACAGGGTGTGGGTTTTATCGGGCCTTGGTCATGACTATGGACTTGATATAGAAGGCATCAAGAAAGCTGCAGTTTTGCACTATAATGGAAATAAGAAACCTTGGCTTGATCTGGGAATTCCAAAATACAAGGAATACTGGAAGAAGTTTCTGAACCATGAAGATCAATATCTAAGTGAGTGCAATGTAAATCGATAA
- the LOC107951052 gene encoding probable galacturonosyltransferase 7 isoform X5: protein MKGGSGGGGGVAPAKRRWRGLAIAVLFLVILSMLVPLGFLLGPHSGFHSAGHMPLQRPSPSDVLKGFVNEAKNETGSINATPKTQQKKGIPIPPQVVMQPFTSKNISRINGKAKMKSDVDESEGFCDLKYGSYCIWREENREEMHDSMVKKLKDQLFVARAYFPSIVKIPAQSKLSGELKQNIQEVECVLSESTTDADLPPEIQKKSRRMEAVIARAKSVSLDCNNIDKKLRQIFDLTEDEANFHMKQSAFLYQLAVQTMPKSLHCLSMRLTVEYFRDHLFDKELSEKYSDPTLQHYVIFSNNVIASSVVINSTVVHAIDTVNQVFHVLTDWQNYYAMKHWFLRNTFRDAVVQVLNIEDPDSYGKATLSHLTLPVEFRVSFPSNDSAPAINNRTQYVSIFSHSHYLLPEIFKNLEKVVVLDDDVVVQQDLSALWSLNMGGKVTGAIEICSVKMDQLRSYLGDHSFQKHSCSWMSGLNVIDLARWRDLDISETYWKLVKEVSMKEGSALLATLLTFQDQIYALDRVWVLSGLGHDYGLDIEGIKKAAVLHYNGNKKPWLDLGIPKYKEYWKKFLNHEDQYLSECNVNR, encoded by the exons ATGAAAGGTGggagtggtggtggtggtggagttGCTCCCGCGAAGCGCCGATGGAGAGGTCTGGCCATTGCTGTCCTCTTTCTTGTGATCCTCTCAATGCTTGTTCCCCTTGGATTTTTGCTTGGCCCACACAGTGGCTTTCACTCTGCAG GACATATGCCTCTTCAACGCCCTTCACCTTCG gATGTTCttaaagggtttgtaaatgaagCTAAAAATGAAACCGGCAGTATCAATGCTACACCTAAAACTCAGCAGAAGAAAG GCATTCCAATTCCACCTCAAGTTGTGATGCAACCGTTTACCAGTAAAAAT ATTAGTAGAATTAATGGTAAAGCAAAAATGAAATCTGATGTTGATGAAAGTGAGGGGTTTTGTGATTTGAAATATGGGAGCTATTGCATTTGGCGTGAAGAAAATAGGGAAGAAATGCATGACTCCATGGTGAAGAAATTGAAGGATCAGCTTTTTGTTGCCAGGGCATATTTTCCTAGTATTGTGAAAATCCCAGCACAGAGCAAGTTGTCTGGTGAATTGAAACAAAATATTCAAGAAGTGGAGTGTGTCCTTAGTGAAAGTACTACAGATGCTGATCTTCCTCCAGA GATTCAGAAGAAATCACGAAGGATGGAAGCTGTGATAGCAAGAGCCAAATCAGTCTCTTTGGATTGTAATAACATTGACAAGAAATTGAGACAAATATTTGACTTGACTGAGGATGAAGCTAACTTTCACATGAAGCAGAGTGCCTTTCTCTACCAACTTGCTGTCCAGACAATGCCCAAGAGCCTGCACTGCCTGTCTATGAGACTAACTGTGGAATATTTCAGAGACCATTTGTTTGATAAGGAGCTCTCTGAGAAATATTCTGATCCCACATTGCAACATTATGTTATATTCTCCAATAATGTTATCGCTTCTTCAGTTGTAATAAACTCAACTGTTGTGCATGCAATA GACACTGTTAACCAGGTTTTTCATGTGCTGACTGATTGGCAGAATTACTATGCAATGAAACATTGGTTCCTCCGGAATACTTTTAGGGATGCTGTTGTTCAGGTGTTGAACATTGAAGATCCAGATTCCTATGGTAAAGCGACTCTATCTCACCTGACATTACCTGTGGAGTTTCGAGTTTCCTTTCCTAGCAATGATAGTGCACCAGCAATAAATAATAGAACACAATATGTATCCATTTTTTCTCATTCTCATTATCTTCTTCCTGAGATATTTAAAAACTTGGAGAAAGTTGTGGTTTTGGATGATGATGTTGTTGTTCAGCAAGACTTGTCAGCACTATGGAGCCTCAACATGGGAGGGAAAGTGACTGGTGCTATAGAAATTTGCTCGGTAAAAATGGATCAGCTGCGGAGTTATTTGGGTGATCACAGCTTCCAAAAACATTCGTGTTCTTGGATGTCAGGATTGAATGTAATTGATCTCGCCAGGTGGAGAGACCTAGACATCTCTGAAACTTACTGGAAGTTGGTGAAAGAG GTCAGCATGAAAGAGGGATCAGCTTTGCTTGCGACTTTGCTTACTTTTCAGGACCAAATATATGCCCTTGACAGGGTGTGGGTTTTATCGGGCCTTGGTCATGACTATGGACTTGATATAGAAGGCATCAAGAAAGCTGCAGTTTTGCACTATAATGGAAATAAGAAACCTTGGCTTGATCTGGGAATTCCAAAATACAAGGAATACTGGAAGAAGTTTCTGAACCATGAAGATCAATATCTAAGTGAGTGCAATGTAAATCGATAA
- the LOC107951052 gene encoding probable galacturonosyltransferase 7 isoform X4 has product MKGGSGGGGGVAPAKRRWRGLAIAVLFLVILSMLVPLGFLLGPHSGFHSAGHMPLQRPSPSDVLKGFVNEAKNETGSINATPKTQQKKGIPIPPQVVMQPFTSKNISRINGKAKMKSDVDESEGFCDLKYGSYCIWREENREEMHDSMVKKLKDQLFVARAYFPSIVKIPAQSKLSGELKQNIQEVECVLSESTTDADLPPEIQKKSRRMEAVIARAKSVSLDCNNIDKKLRQIFDLTEDEANFHMKQSAFLYQLAVQTMPKSLHCLSMRLTVEYFRDHLFDKELSEKYSDPTLQHYVIFSNNVIASSVVINSTVVHAIDTVNQVFHVLTDWQNYYAMKHWFLRNTFRDAVVQVLNIEDPDSYGKATLSHLTLPVEFRVSFPSNDSAPAINNRTQYVSIFSHSHYLLPEIFKNLEKVVVLDDDVVVQQDLSALWSLNMGGKVTGAIEICSVKMDQLRSYLGDHSFQKHSCSWMSGLNVIDLARWRDLDISETYWKLVKEQVSMKEGSALLATLLTFQDQIYALDRVWVLSGLGHDYGLDIEGIKKAAVLHYNGNKKPWLDLGIPKYKEYWKKFLNHEDQYLSECNVNR; this is encoded by the exons ATGAAAGGTGggagtggtggtggtggtggagttGCTCCCGCGAAGCGCCGATGGAGAGGTCTGGCCATTGCTGTCCTCTTTCTTGTGATCCTCTCAATGCTTGTTCCCCTTGGATTTTTGCTTGGCCCACACAGTGGCTTTCACTCTGCAG GACATATGCCTCTTCAACGCCCTTCACCTTCG gATGTTCttaaagggtttgtaaatgaagCTAAAAATGAAACCGGCAGTATCAATGCTACACCTAAAACTCAGCAGAAGAAAG GCATTCCAATTCCACCTCAAGTTGTGATGCAACCGTTTACCAGTAAAAAT ATTAGTAGAATTAATGGTAAAGCAAAAATGAAATCTGATGTTGATGAAAGTGAGGGGTTTTGTGATTTGAAATATGGGAGCTATTGCATTTGGCGTGAAGAAAATAGGGAAGAAATGCATGACTCCATGGTGAAGAAATTGAAGGATCAGCTTTTTGTTGCCAGGGCATATTTTCCTAGTATTGTGAAAATCCCAGCACAGAGCAAGTTGTCTGGTGAATTGAAACAAAATATTCAAGAAGTGGAGTGTGTCCTTAGTGAAAGTACTACAGATGCTGATCTTCCTCCAGA GATTCAGAAGAAATCACGAAGGATGGAAGCTGTGATAGCAAGAGCCAAATCAGTCTCTTTGGATTGTAATAACATTGACAAGAAATTGAGACAAATATTTGACTTGACTGAGGATGAAGCTAACTTTCACATGAAGCAGAGTGCCTTTCTCTACCAACTTGCTGTCCAGACAATGCCCAAGAGCCTGCACTGCCTGTCTATGAGACTAACTGTGGAATATTTCAGAGACCATTTGTTTGATAAGGAGCTCTCTGAGAAATATTCTGATCCCACATTGCAACATTATGTTATATTCTCCAATAATGTTATCGCTTCTTCAGTTGTAATAAACTCAACTGTTGTGCATGCAATA GACACTGTTAACCAGGTTTTTCATGTGCTGACTGATTGGCAGAATTACTATGCAATGAAACATTGGTTCCTCCGGAATACTTTTAGGGATGCTGTTGTTCAGGTGTTGAACATTGAAGATCCAGATTCCTATGGTAAAGCGACTCTATCTCACCTGACATTACCTGTGGAGTTTCGAGTTTCCTTTCCTAGCAATGATAGTGCACCAGCAATAAATAATAGAACACAATATGTATCCATTTTTTCTCATTCTCATTATCTTCTTCCTGAGATATTTAAAAACTTGGAGAAAGTTGTGGTTTTGGATGATGATGTTGTTGTTCAGCAAGACTTGTCAGCACTATGGAGCCTCAACATGGGAGGGAAAGTGACTGGTGCTATAGAAATTTGCTCGGTAAAAATGGATCAGCTGCGGAGTTATTTGGGTGATCACAGCTTCCAAAAACATTCGTGTTCTTGGATGTCAGGATTGAATGTAATTGATCTCGCCAGGTGGAGAGACCTAGACATCTCTGAAACTTACTGGAAGTTGGTGAAAGAG CAGGTCAGCATGAAAGAGGGATCAGCTTTGCTTGCGACTTTGCTTACTTTTCAGGACCAAATATATGCCCTTGACAGGGTGTGGGTTTTATCGGGCCTTGGTCATGACTATGGACTTGATATAGAAGGCATCAAGAAAGCTGCAGTTTTGCACTATAATGGAAATAAGAAACCTTGGCTTGATCTGGGAATTCCAAAATACAAGGAATACTGGAAGAAGTTTCTGAACCATGAAGATCAATATCTAAGTGAGTGCAATGTAAATCGATAA
- the LOC107951052 gene encoding probable galacturonosyltransferase 7 isoform X1, translated as MKGGSGGGGGVAPAKRRWRGLAIAVLFLVILSMLVPLGFLLGPHSGFHSAGHMPLQRPSPSGDRSSHIDNLVRKLGPTLPKDVLKGFVNEAKNETGSINATPKTQQKKGIPIPPQVVMQPFTSKNISRINGKAKMKSDVDESEGFCDLKYGSYCIWREENREEMHDSMVKKLKDQLFVARAYFPSIVKIPAQSKLSGELKQNIQEVECVLSESTTDADLPPEIQKKSRRMEAVIARAKSVSLDCNNIDKKLRQIFDLTEDEANFHMKQSAFLYQLAVQTMPKSLHCLSMRLTVEYFRDHLFDKELSEKYSDPTLQHYVIFSNNVIASSVVINSTVVHAIDTVNQVFHVLTDWQNYYAMKHWFLRNTFRDAVVQVLNIEDPDSYGKATLSHLTLPVEFRVSFPSNDSAPAINNRTQYVSIFSHSHYLLPEIFKNLEKVVVLDDDVVVQQDLSALWSLNMGGKVTGAIEICSVKMDQLRSYLGDHSFQKHSCSWMSGLNVIDLARWRDLDISETYWKLVKEQVSMKEGSALLATLLTFQDQIYALDRVWVLSGLGHDYGLDIEGIKKAAVLHYNGNKKPWLDLGIPKYKEYWKKFLNHEDQYLSECNVNR; from the exons ATGAAAGGTGggagtggtggtggtggtggagttGCTCCCGCGAAGCGCCGATGGAGAGGTCTGGCCATTGCTGTCCTCTTTCTTGTGATCCTCTCAATGCTTGTTCCCCTTGGATTTTTGCTTGGCCCACACAGTGGCTTTCACTCTGCAG GACATATGCCTCTTCAACGCCCTTCACCTTCG GGGGATCGCTCAAGCCATATAGATAATCTTGTGAGAAAATTAGGGCCTACACTACCTAAG gATGTTCttaaagggtttgtaaatgaagCTAAAAATGAAACCGGCAGTATCAATGCTACACCTAAAACTCAGCAGAAGAAAG GCATTCCAATTCCACCTCAAGTTGTGATGCAACCGTTTACCAGTAAAAAT ATTAGTAGAATTAATGGTAAAGCAAAAATGAAATCTGATGTTGATGAAAGTGAGGGGTTTTGTGATTTGAAATATGGGAGCTATTGCATTTGGCGTGAAGAAAATAGGGAAGAAATGCATGACTCCATGGTGAAGAAATTGAAGGATCAGCTTTTTGTTGCCAGGGCATATTTTCCTAGTATTGTGAAAATCCCAGCACAGAGCAAGTTGTCTGGTGAATTGAAACAAAATATTCAAGAAGTGGAGTGTGTCCTTAGTGAAAGTACTACAGATGCTGATCTTCCTCCAGA GATTCAGAAGAAATCACGAAGGATGGAAGCTGTGATAGCAAGAGCCAAATCAGTCTCTTTGGATTGTAATAACATTGACAAGAAATTGAGACAAATATTTGACTTGACTGAGGATGAAGCTAACTTTCACATGAAGCAGAGTGCCTTTCTCTACCAACTTGCTGTCCAGACAATGCCCAAGAGCCTGCACTGCCTGTCTATGAGACTAACTGTGGAATATTTCAGAGACCATTTGTTTGATAAGGAGCTCTCTGAGAAATATTCTGATCCCACATTGCAACATTATGTTATATTCTCCAATAATGTTATCGCTTCTTCAGTTGTAATAAACTCAACTGTTGTGCATGCAATA GACACTGTTAACCAGGTTTTTCATGTGCTGACTGATTGGCAGAATTACTATGCAATGAAACATTGGTTCCTCCGGAATACTTTTAGGGATGCTGTTGTTCAGGTGTTGAACATTGAAGATCCAGATTCCTATGGTAAAGCGACTCTATCTCACCTGACATTACCTGTGGAGTTTCGAGTTTCCTTTCCTAGCAATGATAGTGCACCAGCAATAAATAATAGAACACAATATGTATCCATTTTTTCTCATTCTCATTATCTTCTTCCTGAGATATTTAAAAACTTGGAGAAAGTTGTGGTTTTGGATGATGATGTTGTTGTTCAGCAAGACTTGTCAGCACTATGGAGCCTCAACATGGGAGGGAAAGTGACTGGTGCTATAGAAATTTGCTCGGTAAAAATGGATCAGCTGCGGAGTTATTTGGGTGATCACAGCTTCCAAAAACATTCGTGTTCTTGGATGTCAGGATTGAATGTAATTGATCTCGCCAGGTGGAGAGACCTAGACATCTCTGAAACTTACTGGAAGTTGGTGAAAGAG CAGGTCAGCATGAAAGAGGGATCAGCTTTGCTTGCGACTTTGCTTACTTTTCAGGACCAAATATATGCCCTTGACAGGGTGTGGGTTTTATCGGGCCTTGGTCATGACTATGGACTTGATATAGAAGGCATCAAGAAAGCTGCAGTTTTGCACTATAATGGAAATAAGAAACCTTGGCTTGATCTGGGAATTCCAAAATACAAGGAATACTGGAAGAAGTTTCTGAACCATGAAGATCAATATCTAAGTGAGTGCAATGTAAATCGATAA
- the LOC107951052 gene encoding probable galacturonosyltransferase 7 isoform X3, which produces MNQISDAAHSYMLFYRKQNNSSMLIYHFSFYLVSFVGHMPLQRPSPSGDRSSHIDNLVRKLGPTLPKDVLKGFVNEAKNETGSINATPKTQQKKGIPIPPQVVMQPFTSKNISRINGKAKMKSDVDESEGFCDLKYGSYCIWREENREEMHDSMVKKLKDQLFVARAYFPSIVKIPAQSKLSGELKQNIQEVECVLSESTTDADLPPEIQKKSRRMEAVIARAKSVSLDCNNIDKKLRQIFDLTEDEANFHMKQSAFLYQLAVQTMPKSLHCLSMRLTVEYFRDHLFDKELSEKYSDPTLQHYVIFSNNVIASSVVINSTVVHAIDTVNQVFHVLTDWQNYYAMKHWFLRNTFRDAVVQVLNIEDPDSYGKATLSHLTLPVEFRVSFPSNDSAPAINNRTQYVSIFSHSHYLLPEIFKNLEKVVVLDDDVVVQQDLSALWSLNMGGKVTGAIEICSVKMDQLRSYLGDHSFQKHSCSWMSGLNVIDLARWRDLDISETYWKLVKEQVSMKEGSALLATLLTFQDQIYALDRVWVLSGLGHDYGLDIEGIKKAAVLHYNGNKKPWLDLGIPKYKEYWKKFLNHEDQYLSECNVNR; this is translated from the exons ATGAACCAGATCTCTGATGCTGCCCACTCATATATGCTCTTTTACCGAAAACAAAACAATTCGTCCATGCTCATTTACCACTTCTCATTTTATTTGGTTTCATTTGTAGGACATATGCCTCTTCAACGCCCTTCACCTTCG GGGGATCGCTCAAGCCATATAGATAATCTTGTGAGAAAATTAGGGCCTACACTACCTAAG gATGTTCttaaagggtttgtaaatgaagCTAAAAATGAAACCGGCAGTATCAATGCTACACCTAAAACTCAGCAGAAGAAAG GCATTCCAATTCCACCTCAAGTTGTGATGCAACCGTTTACCAGTAAAAAT ATTAGTAGAATTAATGGTAAAGCAAAAATGAAATCTGATGTTGATGAAAGTGAGGGGTTTTGTGATTTGAAATATGGGAGCTATTGCATTTGGCGTGAAGAAAATAGGGAAGAAATGCATGACTCCATGGTGAAGAAATTGAAGGATCAGCTTTTTGTTGCCAGGGCATATTTTCCTAGTATTGTGAAAATCCCAGCACAGAGCAAGTTGTCTGGTGAATTGAAACAAAATATTCAAGAAGTGGAGTGTGTCCTTAGTGAAAGTACTACAGATGCTGATCTTCCTCCAGA GATTCAGAAGAAATCACGAAGGATGGAAGCTGTGATAGCAAGAGCCAAATCAGTCTCTTTGGATTGTAATAACATTGACAAGAAATTGAGACAAATATTTGACTTGACTGAGGATGAAGCTAACTTTCACATGAAGCAGAGTGCCTTTCTCTACCAACTTGCTGTCCAGACAATGCCCAAGAGCCTGCACTGCCTGTCTATGAGACTAACTGTGGAATATTTCAGAGACCATTTGTTTGATAAGGAGCTCTCTGAGAAATATTCTGATCCCACATTGCAACATTATGTTATATTCTCCAATAATGTTATCGCTTCTTCAGTTGTAATAAACTCAACTGTTGTGCATGCAATA GACACTGTTAACCAGGTTTTTCATGTGCTGACTGATTGGCAGAATTACTATGCAATGAAACATTGGTTCCTCCGGAATACTTTTAGGGATGCTGTTGTTCAGGTGTTGAACATTGAAGATCCAGATTCCTATGGTAAAGCGACTCTATCTCACCTGACATTACCTGTGGAGTTTCGAGTTTCCTTTCCTAGCAATGATAGTGCACCAGCAATAAATAATAGAACACAATATGTATCCATTTTTTCTCATTCTCATTATCTTCTTCCTGAGATATTTAAAAACTTGGAGAAAGTTGTGGTTTTGGATGATGATGTTGTTGTTCAGCAAGACTTGTCAGCACTATGGAGCCTCAACATGGGAGGGAAAGTGACTGGTGCTATAGAAATTTGCTCGGTAAAAATGGATCAGCTGCGGAGTTATTTGGGTGATCACAGCTTCCAAAAACATTCGTGTTCTTGGATGTCAGGATTGAATGTAATTGATCTCGCCAGGTGGAGAGACCTAGACATCTCTGAAACTTACTGGAAGTTGGTGAAAGAG CAGGTCAGCATGAAAGAGGGATCAGCTTTGCTTGCGACTTTGCTTACTTTTCAGGACCAAATATATGCCCTTGACAGGGTGTGGGTTTTATCGGGCCTTGGTCATGACTATGGACTTGATATAGAAGGCATCAAGAAAGCTGCAGTTTTGCACTATAATGGAAATAAGAAACCTTGGCTTGATCTGGGAATTCCAAAATACAAGGAATACTGGAAGAAGTTTCTGAACCATGAAGATCAATATCTAAGTGAGTGCAATGTAAATCGATAA
- the LOC107951052 gene encoding probable galacturonosyltransferase 7 isoform X6, protein MLFYRKQNNSSMLIYHFSFYLVSFVGHMPLQRPSPSGDRSSHIDNLVRKLGPTLPKDVLKGFVNEAKNETGSINATPKTQQKKGIPIPPQVVMQPFTSKNISRINGKAKMKSDVDESEGFCDLKYGSYCIWREENREEMHDSMVKKLKDQLFVARAYFPSIVKIPAQSKLSGELKQNIQEVECVLSESTTDADLPPEIQKKSRRMEAVIARAKSVSLDCNNIDKKLRQIFDLTEDEANFHMKQSAFLYQLAVQTMPKSLHCLSMRLTVEYFRDHLFDKELSEKYSDPTLQHYVIFSNNVIASSVVINSTVVHAIDTVNQVFHVLTDWQNYYAMKHWFLRNTFRDAVVQVLNIEDPDSYGKATLSHLTLPVEFRVSFPSNDSAPAINNRTQYVSIFSHSHYLLPEIFKNLEKVVVLDDDVVVQQDLSALWSLNMGGKVTGAIEICSVKMDQLRSYLGDHSFQKHSCSWMSGLNVIDLARWRDLDISETYWKLVKEQVSMKEGSALLATLLTFQDQIYALDRVWVLSGLGHDYGLDIEGIKKAAVLHYNGNKKPWLDLGIPKYKEYWKKFLNHEDQYLSECNVNR, encoded by the exons ATGCTCTTTTACCGAAAACAAAACAATTCGTCCATGCTCATTTACCACTTCTCATTTTATTTGGTTTCATTTGTAGGACATATGCCTCTTCAACGCCCTTCACCTTCG GGGGATCGCTCAAGCCATATAGATAATCTTGTGAGAAAATTAGGGCCTACACTACCTAAG gATGTTCttaaagggtttgtaaatgaagCTAAAAATGAAACCGGCAGTATCAATGCTACACCTAAAACTCAGCAGAAGAAAG GCATTCCAATTCCACCTCAAGTTGTGATGCAACCGTTTACCAGTAAAAAT ATTAGTAGAATTAATGGTAAAGCAAAAATGAAATCTGATGTTGATGAAAGTGAGGGGTTTTGTGATTTGAAATATGGGAGCTATTGCATTTGGCGTGAAGAAAATAGGGAAGAAATGCATGACTCCATGGTGAAGAAATTGAAGGATCAGCTTTTTGTTGCCAGGGCATATTTTCCTAGTATTGTGAAAATCCCAGCACAGAGCAAGTTGTCTGGTGAATTGAAACAAAATATTCAAGAAGTGGAGTGTGTCCTTAGTGAAAGTACTACAGATGCTGATCTTCCTCCAGA GATTCAGAAGAAATCACGAAGGATGGAAGCTGTGATAGCAAGAGCCAAATCAGTCTCTTTGGATTGTAATAACATTGACAAGAAATTGAGACAAATATTTGACTTGACTGAGGATGAAGCTAACTTTCACATGAAGCAGAGTGCCTTTCTCTACCAACTTGCTGTCCAGACAATGCCCAAGAGCCTGCACTGCCTGTCTATGAGACTAACTGTGGAATATTTCAGAGACCATTTGTTTGATAAGGAGCTCTCTGAGAAATATTCTGATCCCACATTGCAACATTATGTTATATTCTCCAATAATGTTATCGCTTCTTCAGTTGTAATAAACTCAACTGTTGTGCATGCAATA GACACTGTTAACCAGGTTTTTCATGTGCTGACTGATTGGCAGAATTACTATGCAATGAAACATTGGTTCCTCCGGAATACTTTTAGGGATGCTGTTGTTCAGGTGTTGAACATTGAAGATCCAGATTCCTATGGTAAAGCGACTCTATCTCACCTGACATTACCTGTGGAGTTTCGAGTTTCCTTTCCTAGCAATGATAGTGCACCAGCAATAAATAATAGAACACAATATGTATCCATTTTTTCTCATTCTCATTATCTTCTTCCTGAGATATTTAAAAACTTGGAGAAAGTTGTGGTTTTGGATGATGATGTTGTTGTTCAGCAAGACTTGTCAGCACTATGGAGCCTCAACATGGGAGGGAAAGTGACTGGTGCTATAGAAATTTGCTCGGTAAAAATGGATCAGCTGCGGAGTTATTTGGGTGATCACAGCTTCCAAAAACATTCGTGTTCTTGGATGTCAGGATTGAATGTAATTGATCTCGCCAGGTGGAGAGACCTAGACATCTCTGAAACTTACTGGAAGTTGGTGAAAGAG CAGGTCAGCATGAAAGAGGGATCAGCTTTGCTTGCGACTTTGCTTACTTTTCAGGACCAAATATATGCCCTTGACAGGGTGTGGGTTTTATCGGGCCTTGGTCATGACTATGGACTTGATATAGAAGGCATCAAGAAAGCTGCAGTTTTGCACTATAATGGAAATAAGAAACCTTGGCTTGATCTGGGAATTCCAAAATACAAGGAATACTGGAAGAAGTTTCTGAACCATGAAGATCAATATCTAAGTGAGTGCAATGTAAATCGATAA